In Acanthochromis polyacanthus isolate Apoly-LR-REF ecotype Palm Island chromosome 9, KAUST_Apoly_ChrSc, whole genome shotgun sequence, the DNA window GTGTCCCTGAAATTtttatgttctttatttttatcttagaagtttattttgtttatgtccttttaaatctttaaggtagaactttgagattttgctgaaattgaatGTGCAttacaaatacaatttattcttattattgcTGTATTCCTGGATCTCTACTTGTCCATTTTGCTCTTCAAATGAAATCAGAACTAGTTAGGGATAGGCTCAGAGGTCTAGGCCAAACTTATTATTGGGTTTGACTTGTTTAGTGTTTTAGGTTAAACTTGATGCTTTTAGTCTCTGAACAATTTTATGGTTTACTAGTCTAAACACATGAAGAGGTTGGAACCACCAATTTAGAACAAACACAGCATACACAATTCATACAAAGTTGATCAGTTATTCATTAACAAATCTCCAAAGTGCATCCAGCATCTAAACTGTGTTTGCTTTAATGGgatgtaataataaataagcATCCTGATTCCAAAAATAATACTTTTCTTGGTGCTAATTTTGTTGCAATAGTATGTACGACTCATATTCCCATCCGTCGTCGGTGCAATACAATTCCCCTCCTGACCACTACATATTGTCAGCTTTTCTCTCAACTCTGTTCTTACATGATAGTGGTCTTGGGAATATTTGCATTGCTTGGAGTCATTTTACTGATCtgagaaaatttttaaaaaagtgggtttaatgtgtttttgagttCTGACAATAAAAGAAGTTGCCCTTTTTTCAATGAGAatcctgtttttactgtttaaagAGTAATATGAAGCATTATTCATTAGTTTGATCTAataagttttgttttaatgcGTTAACATGTaaggaaagaaaaagggaaGACACCCTGAtttcttctatttaaaaaacaaaacaaagcacaggCATATTTTGTACCATCAAATGCTAGATCCATTTCAAAACAGGCTCTTTTGATTTCCCCCACcagtaaaattatttttatactATTTAAAGATTAAGTTCAAGATCATTCAAGGAAAAAGCTGAAATTAAAACTGACTAAATCCAAccgtccctttttttttttgctctactTTGTCTTACACCAGATAACATGATAAAGAGAAGATGATGTGGAAAATTGACATGTTTTATACAGTCATATTGTAATAATGGGCTACATGTCAACACAGATTTTTAGTCCTACATCTTGATTTCTTGGTGTCTCTTTCGGTGAATTATGAAATTTCCGACAGCCCTCAAAGGCATCAAATTGTTCATGACGACGGAGGAAGTGAACGTCTCAGCTCACATATAACTGTGAAAGACGTTTGACAAAACTCAGCGTTACACAACTTACATCGCAGTGGAAGAGGTAATGAGTGGCATTGTTATACGAGTGTGTTTACGTTAATGTTCGAGTCGTTTATCGTGTTAATGTCGCCGTTTGTCTGTGCGACTTTAAGCTAGTTAGTTAAACCAACACCTGCCGTTAGAACAGCTAGCTAACTGATGCTAGCCAGACGCTGCTAGTAACTGTTAGCTGAGCCAAAATGTTCGTTGAGACGTTACAAACTAAAACGACGTGATAATAGGTTTTGTTTTCTCGTGTAGtgatctggcacagggtgtggCTTCAGTTAATGTCAATATATTCAATTTCCAGTCATGTCTGAGTTTGTAGCAGGATTTACAATGAGATAATTTTAACAATTAACTGTATGATGTAACTTGAAAACATGTGTACTACTCAGAAGCAAGAGAGCCACTTTCATTTTCCTTTCCCTTGAATTAGAACTAGAAAGGACCTTGTCTTTGTGTTCATGCTTTGAATTATAGACATTATTTAGTGAAAGCTGCCTGAAAGGTCTCTGTTGACTCATGCTTGACTCACAGTGTACACTCTTTGCCTTTACAGAGACATCATCTTTTAAGATTGTCTTATGGATTCTCCTCGGCAGTCCAAGGCTAACCTGAATCGAGAGCCAAAGCGCAACCAGAATCAGTCCAGCACTCCTCCTCAGAAAGATGCCTATGCCAGGCTTCTCAGCCAGCACCGCAGCAGCAAGTTCAGCTCATATTTAGAACAATATGCAAAGGACTCATCACTTCAAAGGGAAGGAAATGGTCCAAGCCCACTGCTCAAAGCCCAGAGTGACAGGCTGAATATACCTCAGAGAAAAAGGGACCAATTGTTTTATGATTTCTCAGATTCTAGTGACTTCTCCCCATCCTCTATgaaaagcagagaggagagctcACTGTCCTTGTACACGGAGAAACTCAGCATTCGCAACGCTCAGCAGGACTGCGACAGGAAGCAGGGTGTGTGTGACGGGCAGCGacgaggacagaggagggaCACCACCACTAGCCACGACGGAGACATCGAGTCCGGAGAGGAGCTCGGTTCTTTAAAACCTAATGAGGGGAAGAAGCAGCCGAAGCAGCAAAGGAAAATTAAGGACTCGAACAAAGATGGTGCCTCTAAGGAGACTGACTCATTCAGTGGACGTCCTCAGTCCCCAAAGAAAGCCAGTCCTAGTGGGCAGGAACAAGACAGGATGAAGAAgtcaaagaagaaaatgttgcaccaagaagaggagaaaaccaGAGAAGGGATGTCAAAGATGACCATTGCTGATGCTCAGATGTCACGGCCCAGATCCCCTCACGGTAAAGAGAAAAGACAGCAGCAGTCCCAAAGTAAGTTGTTTctctactaaactatgaagtagTTTGGATACAGTTGGTGATTTATGATGAGTCAAATTCACTGAGttctttcattttcagcttCAAGTGCCAATTCTCCAGCTGACAAGAACAAGAACAAAGGAGGCAGAGGGCAAAAGAAACAAGTGTTTGAACCCTACATGACCACTGAGGATGTTTCCCATGGCCTCAAAAGAGGGGAACTGATTCAGGTAAGAATTCAAGACAAAAGCAAAATCTTTACTGAGGATGGTTGAGGTTACACAAGGTGATAAAACGATGTACAGTTTATGATTTTGTCAGAATTTGATTTGTTCAGCAGCTGTTGTTTGCAGTTGCATTGAAACATCTCTgactcctttttttcctctgcagggACAGATAAGAATCAACCCCAAGAAGTACCATGAGGCTTTCATCCCATCTCCTGTAAGTCAGCATGAattcctttgtgtcatttttgtcctgCCTTCCACTCAAGAATAATATTAGACAttgtattttgttcatttaataaCCTGCCTGcaggattctgcaaaaaacaacacactgcaTGGATATTTAGTTAACATCCTTCTGGACAAGTTTAAATTATAAGTCAGATGACCATGACTCCAATATTTTGTGTTTGCCTTTTATGTTTTCAGGATGACACACGGGATATTTTCCTGGATGGGATTATCGCTCGTAACAGGGCTCTGAATGGAGACGTAGTAGTGGTGCAAATCCTCCCTCAGGAGCAGTGGAAGGTAAGCAAAATATCACTACAGCAATATATCACATCACTTCCTCTCGAGATATATAATCAGTACACTGTGGTCagatataaatatttttattcaagCATGCATTCCCTTGATCAGTTTAACTTACTAGAGTGACTACTTCATGATTACCCATAGTGGCGTTTATTAAATAGAAGAGGATAAACTGAATGCATGTTAGCTAAACtagagtgaagaagaagaaactgacAGGAGGAAGATGGCAGACAGATTTAAAGAGCAAATCAGAGCTATATACAGTGGTCCCTCGTCTATCATGGGGGTTACATTCCAGatatgttttgttatttttaatatggttttttaaaaatattcttttaaattttttattgtagaaaatgcttattttaccgaaaaaatgattaaaaaatgatcGATTGCAGGGCCGGTctatgactgaactgttgtgctgcaatgcaccatgggagttcttggtgttgggggtttaaatgtcattattgtggtttatgtgAGTGTTACGATGTTATTCgtgtttgtgcttttgtggtttagtcagcCTAGTTAGTTCGGCTAAGTGTTGTGTTGTCAGGATCGTgagtgtgtttgatgacttcctgccacatttacTATGGTattgctctgtgtgtgtcaaaggaaaaacatctgcagcttgCACAGTGTTTAAAAAACAGATATCTGTTCTCCAGCGTCGTTCTTAAACGCAGCTCGCCACAATAGtaaatatatgaaaataaaGTAAGACCGTGAATAGTGAACCAAGATGTGGCGAGGGACCACTGTACTTGATTTGAcacatttaatatatttatgaCAGTACACATGCTGACACCACAATGCAGTGAATAAATGCACGACTCCCACTTTTTTGCCTTTTCACGGgtgttttctccttttcagtATTTGGAGATGTTGTAATGTATCACAGATAATGGTCTCACATGTACTGAGTATTACAGATGTAGAATCACTGTTTTCCCATACTATTGTTAATGAAGTTACTTTTATGATACTCACCCCTACTATCTGCGCTGTAGCTCTTTATTCTGAGTTGTattaaatgtgctttataaaGTTTGATGAACTGATTGATGAAGGCTTTTCTGGCTAGGTTGTGAGGTCAGATACTGACTGTGAGGGCGCCAGTGAGTCAGAGACCCAGAAAGAACATGTCATGCAAAGAGCTCAGAAGAAGACGGAACGTGCCCCCAGTCCAGATGTTATTGTGGAGGACCAGTGCAGCGACCAGGAAGAACTCATCAGCAAAGTGAAGAACATCACTCTCATGGACACGGGTACAGTGAAGAAGTAGCAAACACATGAGTAGTAATTAATACAGAATCTGTTGTATTTGGTGATATTCTATATTTtcataaatcagtaaataatgCAACCAGTTGTGGACAAGTTTAGCTAATACATCttaatatttttctgcttttaatgaAACTAGAGGGATCTGTGGAAGAAGCACCAGCTCATCGGTCCAATGGGGAAATTCTCCAAAAGACTGCTAAAGTGAGCTTCCTTTTATACCTGTTGTGTCGTTTTTCTTGCTTCCATTCCTTTTCTACTATGCCATTTTTTTCCTATTCAGCATGAAGCAATAACAGAAAGGTTCTAAATGGCTTGACTGTTTGTATTTAATATCAAACTAACCTCCACTGCAGACTCATGTTGAGCCTAACAAATGTAAATCTTTTGTAAAAATATTCTAATGACAGCTAAGTGAAACAATTTGACTAAATGCACAGGTTATGTTAAGTTGgctctacacaaacacacaagatgcACAAAGAGGcatcaagaaaaatattttccattaaccctcgtgtcatcctgcgggtcaaaattggcccgttttgaagtttgaaaatgtggaaaaatatatatttttcacagtgaaagttctgatgtccacattagcaacattttttggaaatttttgaaaattttttggtggaaaaaaggattggtaaaaagaatgtttttgaagaacaaaaaatcaaccaaaatccagcaaatttcgctggattttggttgattttttgtggtgaatgttcttaaagaaaatattagaagttttactaatatatatggaatcactttatatacttttaggatttttaagaattttactattttttctaaatatttacaagaattttcttaccaaatttgtgcgaattttttttagaataaaacttttaagggaatttttttgaggaattattggaattttcttcctgaacgttttgcaaattttcagaaattttgggaatttttttttgctgcatttttggatttttttgagacacggaaacaatatttttttggtgcccgtaaataaagacaacaggagggttaagaataTCCTAAAAAACTCTTTAGCCAGTGATTTGTATTCTGCTGTGCTTGATACTAAAAATAGAGAGATTTCAGATTCATCACTTTACTTCCCTCATTGTTTACCAGGTTGTGTACATTGTTGAGAAGAAACACTCAAGAGCTGCTACCGGCTTCCTGAAGTTCCTACTAGACAAGCCCTTTGCCATGTTCTCCCCCGTTGACCACCGGGTTCCGCGGATTAACGTTCCCCTCCGTGACTGCCCTGAAGACTTCAGATCCCGCTCGGGCGACTACGCCAACACCTTGTTCATCTGTCGCATCACCAACTGGGCAGCCGACAGCAACTTTGCAGAAGGGTGAGTGTGACATTTGAAGGATGACACAGGTTTGTTCCGGTTTGACAGCCGTGTTCACTCTGTTAATGTTTTCCTTCAGACAACTCGCTAAGACTCTGGGTCAGGCTGGAGAAATTGAGCCGGAGACTGAGGGCATCCTGACAGAGTACGACGTTGATTTTTCTGACTTCTCAAATGAGGTGTTAGACTGCCTCCCCAAGAACCTGCCCTGGACCATCCCACCTGAggagatgaggaagaggagagacctGAGGTGGGACTTCAAAAACCAGACATGCTTATGcagttcttttttcttcttctatttgAGACACTGTAGACTCTATCAAATAACTGCCCAAATTAGTGGGTCATATATAATTGAGAGGCTTTTGAAGTCCAtaggatatatcttgcatacatttattttaaaagtaaaaaaaatatttttttatgttcattatgatcatgtctttacaaatgccataattatttattatagaatcagtcatttattaataaaacataactggatatcactaaaatgtctgctaaataaccgtccaaattTAGTAAcagccaccttctaattagctaaacaataataaaatgagcttattcaaaaactgttttgttttctttttattaagttgagataattctgacagatatttctttttttagcaaTATAGCAAATTTTgtctggaaaataacaaattgtatctgtctgagaaatcactttcagctaagttccccgttacaaaaacacctctcaaggaagagtgttaattccagatcacatgacctgctccacatgatgtcatttcctcctgaagaaaagactggaaaggctccaaggctttcttagttattaaatataaagtagtgtgagattcaagtgtggatttatggcatgtcaacaggtttacgacaatatctttataaataactttcaatttcaattgtatatataatatttagaaaaatctttgtgtaaaaatgccatgtggtgtttggttgtaggcggccatgttgattttaggcctgaaaactacaaaaatgtcaactatgatacaaaaaatcccacaattctGTATTGACCCTTTGTATTTAAGCACTGCACAGTATTTCATAGATAATTTCACAGAGCCTTGTTTCTGATGTTTAGGTCGGAGTGTATCTTCACAATCGACCCGGCGACTGCCAGAGATCTGGACGATGCCCTGTCCTGTAAACAACTCCCAGATGGTAAACTGCCGCCTCACACTGAATGTCAGTAATGACTTCTAATTAGAGACGGTCAATTATTCTAATGAAGGATTGCATGGCTGTGTATTGACAAGCTGTTGCCTCTTCTGTGAGCCAACGTCTGAATGAGCAAAATTAAATTTGAACGGGTTAGAGGAGTCGTGTCCCTTGCAATAACTAAAACTGGTCACGCTCACTTTTGCCACTTTAAACATTCGACTGTGAACTGACACTGAGACCTGCTCAGTTTTATCTTGGAGTGAAGGGTCATCCTGTCACATCCTTGCTTGaagtatcaaaataaaagcagggaCTTGGTGATTGTTtttcaccaccaggtggagacaGAGAGTCACATTTGGTGTCTATTATTTTAACAATCAAAAACTTTTGGCaccaaatgactaaaatgacatttagttTGTTGGCAGATGATCTAGTTTGTAAACCATTGCAGAAAAGTAATTTTGAtagattaattttaaaaaggttACTAGCTAGCTAATGAACTAACCAGCTGTTTGCCATTACACATGCATTTGCAAACTTGTTTGTAGTGCTAATTTTTCTACCAcaaattttgcttgttttgtttcaatGTCGCAAAATATTCCAACAGCAAACATTACGTTGCTTATCAGAAGGACGTTTATCATTTAAGCTTGTTTTCTCTTTGGAGCAAATgctattttcagaaatctgaaGGCCATGACATGAGCGGGTTTGGTTTACTTCGATCTCATTTGAGTCCAACGTGTGGGATTAAGAAATTTGATACTGTGTGCACAGTTGTGATTTCACTAAAATTTGTGCACTCACATTGGTAGAAGAGTGAATGTGTGAATTTGTGCTCTCTGAAAAATGTTGTCATCAGTATTCTTCCTTTGAACTGTATCACAGCAGTATCTAAACATTGTATTCTTTACGCAGGAAACTTTGAGGTGGGAGTTCACATTGCTGACGTGAGTTATTTTGTGGAGCAGGACAACGCTCTCGATGCCGTCGCCAGCCAAAGAGCCACTAGTGTGTACATGGTTCAGAAGGTGAGTGCTCCTTCACACCTAAAATCACATGGTCTGACCAggttttcttctatattttgaagatttttagtgtttgtttgttttttttgcatatcaCCGTTCATCATTTGACAGTACATCATTCACCTTCTAGGTAAAAATAGCaaattttttatgtttttgtagtGATTAATCCCAGTGTTTGTGTTCTGTCACTGCCCAGGTGATCCCCATGCTGCCGAGGCTACTGTGTGAGGAGCTTTGCAGTCTGAACCCTCTAACCGACAGACTCACTTTCTCTGTCATTTGGAAGATCACACCTGAGGGAAAGGTGTGTTCACTGCATTCAGTAAACAGTAAAAGCTTGCTAAATTGTTTAAGGTGAAATTGTTTCTAAACCCTCTTTGTATTGATATATGTTGGGCTTATTTTCACCGTTTCTACCCTCCAGATCCTGAGCGAGTGGTTCGGCCGTACGGTTATTCGCTCCTGTGTGAAGCTGAGTTACGATCATGCTCAGAGCATGATCGAGGCTCCTGAGAAGTTGTTTTCTGCTGAGGAGCTGCCCCCTGTAGACCCTGTTCACCCCATTGACGAGATCCACCAGGCTGTGCTCAATCTGCACTCTATTGCCAAGAACCTCAGAGGCCAGCGCTTCTCAGGAGGAGCCCTCAGACTGGACCAGGTCGGTGCTGGTGTTTGAACTACTTTTGAACTATGTGAATACAACGAGACATGAGAATGAACGTTATGTCCTCTTTACCCAGCATACTAAAGATCTTAGCAAAGGTTTGGTTAATGTTTCTGTCCATATACAAGTCTGGATAAGAGAAAAACTTCCAAATTTAGTTTTTGTATGCTGTTAGTGATACATGcagttatttatattttttcttgaaTCTTACTCATTGTTTCGACCCTGATGATTGTGTCACCCTTCCACACACATCTGCTTAAgccagggatgtcaaacatcattccacaaagggccggtgtggctgcaggtttttgttccaactaaacagcatcacaccagacctgactcatttaatcaaccgatctcagcctccagacaggtgattggtcagactgtgtgctgtagatatgttggaactaaatgctgtagcctagagcacaGAGTCTGACCAAtgacctgtctggagactgagatcggttgattaaatgagtctgGTCTGGTGTGAtactgcttagttggaacaaaaacctgcagccacaccggccctttgtggaatgagtttgacatccctggctTAAGCCATCGATGCACAACAGGGATCAAGAGATACCCGttttccattgaatatgggtcacttttgacccatgttgtgcatcaaagagtTAGCTTAAAGTGCACAGCTGTCAAAGACAACTTCAGCAGTTGGCTGGACAAGATTTAACAAGATCATTTGTGCTAAGATTGTATGaactctgttgttttctctgttttatgtgtatattttctgctttgcttgtttgtttctggtCTAATTTAGATCAAACTTTCTTTCACCCTGgacaaagaaacaatgatgCCTCAAGGCTGCTATGTTTACCAGTACAGAGACAGCAACAAGTGAGTAATACGTGATTTTCAGATGAATCTGTGTCCATATCATGTatgcatttatttgaaatgaaGGATATGTTTTTGGTGAAATCTGTCTTTGAATTTCTTTCGGCTTAAATACAAGTCAAGTTCTTATTAAAGGTCTTCATGAGTCTCCTTAAACCTTTGTGCCTGAGACTCACCCTTGAGCCTGTACAGCTTTTGGACCCACACTTTTTCTAGTCAGGCAGGTCTGACCTGCCTGTAGAATTATCCCAGCTTTCTGTTATGTGCAGTAGCTGTGAGAGGATGTGATTGGAATCGGCATTATGAAAGTGCTGTTCTGTGCTGTGCTGCTCAAGTTCAGTATTTCTAAGTTTCAGGTCCTCTTTGGTCCCATTAGTGCATTTCCAGGTTTTTATGACCTTGGCTGAAAATTTTTGGACCTGTTAAGACCTATTGTGGTTATCGTTCTGTTTTCTGACTGCTAATCTATCATGCATTCTCCAGGTTAGTGGAGGAGTTCATGCTACTGGCTAATATCGCCACAGCCAGCCACATCTACCGCAAATTCCCAGAGTTGGCCCTGCTCAGACGCCACCCCCCACCGAAGACCAAGATGGTGGATGAGCTGCAGGAGCTGTGTGATCAGTTGGGAATTGACATTGATTTGTCCTCTGCAGGAGCGCTACACGTCAGTACCTAAGTGATCAATCAGAATCTCATTGTTTGCTGTCTCTTTTATACGATCacccaaataaataaaaatgtggtgATGCTAATCCAGGTTCAGGTTTTAGTGGAAGACTTTTTATTGTGTTAGGTCTGTTTAGTATTCTCATGCAATCATATCATGAGAAAGTAAAGCTGGATAAGTGTTAATAGCCTAAATCTCTTTTCTTCAACATGCAGAAGAGTCTCAATACCAGTCTGGGTGATGATGAGTATACCAGTGCCAGAAAAGAAGTGCTCACACACATGTGCTCCAGACCCATGCAGGTTAgaactttctgtttgttttctgtttgtccatttatcatgcttttttcaaaattaggAAAATTAGATGCGTACTGCAATGTAATAGTTGTTGCCGTTAAAGAAAACCATTTAAAGTAGTAAGTCATAAgtaagaaaagagagaggattTAGTGATTTATATCTGTAAATAttgaataaatacagtatattcCAGGACCGACACTGATTATTAGTCATCAAGGAGACCGGAACCAATTTACATTTAcgg includes these proteins:
- the dis3l2 gene encoding DIS3-like exonuclease 2, with protein sequence MDSPRQSKANLNREPKRNQNQSSTPPQKDAYARLLSQHRSSKFSSYLEQYAKDSSLQREGNGPSPLLKAQSDRLNIPQRKRDQLFYDFSDSSDFSPSSMKSREESSLSLYTEKLSIRNAQQDCDRKQGVCDGQRRGQRRDTTTSHDGDIESGEELGSLKPNEGKKQPKQQRKIKDSNKDGASKETDSFSGRPQSPKKASPSGQEQDRMKKSKKKMLHQEEEKTREGMSKMTIADAQMSRPRSPHGKEKRQQQSQTSSANSPADKNKNKGGRGQKKQVFEPYMTTEDVSHGLKRGELIQGQIRINPKKYHEAFIPSPDDTRDIFLDGIIARNRALNGDVVVVQILPQEQWKVVRSDTDCEGASESETQKEHVMQRAQKKTERAPSPDVIVEDQCSDQEELISKVKNITLMDTEGSVEEAPAHRSNGEILQKTAKVVYIVEKKHSRAATGFLKFLLDKPFAMFSPVDHRVPRINVPLRDCPEDFRSRSGDYANTLFICRITNWAADSNFAEGQLAKTLGQAGEIEPETEGILTEYDVDFSDFSNEVLDCLPKNLPWTIPPEEMRKRRDLRSECIFTIDPATARDLDDALSCKQLPDGNFEVGVHIADVSYFVEQDNALDAVASQRATSVYMVQKVIPMLPRLLCEELCSLNPLTDRLTFSVIWKITPEGKILSEWFGRTVIRSCVKLSYDHAQSMIEAPEKLFSAEELPPVDPVHPIDEIHQAVLNLHSIAKNLRGQRFSGGALRLDQIKLSFTLDKETMMPQGCYVYQYRDSNKLVEEFMLLANIATASHIYRKFPELALLRRHPPPKTKMVDELQELCDQLGIDIDLSSAGALHKSLNTSLGDDEYTSARKEVLTHMCSRPMQMALYFCAGALKQEQFFKHYALNVPLYTHFTSPIRRYADIIVHRLLASSLNCGPRLGLSTDEVQKRASHCNDKKTVSKRVQELSSELFFGVFVKECGPLDSEAMVMGVLDQSFDVLVLRYGVQKRIYCKSIAGLDTFHHRKVGKKSELTLLWTPEDLERTPVEQVISIFTLVEVQLKADGAPMKYSALLKRPEDGMS